The following nucleotide sequence is from Austwickia chelonae.
CGGCCCGGGCCGAGGCGTCGTCGAGCATGGAGGTCGGTTCGTCGAGCAGGACGACCCGAGGGCGCAAGGCGATGATCCCGGCAAGGGCGACACGTTGGGCTTCACCGCCGGAGAGTGCCGACGTGGCATGGCCAGGGCCGTAACGGATGTCCACGGCGGCGAGCGCGGCGGCGATCCGACGGTGGATGTCGGCGCGGGGGACGCCGAGGTTTTCGAGACCGAAGGCAATGTCCCGTCCGATGGTGCCGGCGACGCGGGCGTCGGCCGGGTCCTGGACGAGGAGCCCGACCCGGCCGTCACCGGCGCGGGTCGGTCCGTCGTCGACGGTGACCGTTCCGGTGAGGGCGCCGGGCTCGACGGTGTCGACGACTCCGGCGATGGCCCGCAGCAGGGTGGATTTTCCGGCGCCGCTGGCTCCGGCGACGAGGAGGCGTTCGCCGGGTTCGATGTGCAGGTCGATGCCGTCGAGGATGGGACGTCGTCGTCCGAGCGGGGTCCAGGTGAGTCCGCGGAGGTCGATGGCGGCGCCCTTGCCGGGGCGTCGGTCTGCTGTCGGGTGTGTGTTCACGGAGTCGGCCGGGTGGGAGATGTCCACCGGGTCAGGCCTGCCCGGGCCGCCCGTCCGGGCTGGTCGGTGCCGGGTCGTCCTGGTCGTCCTCGAGGTCGGCGGTGAGTCGTTCTTCGCCGGGCGGGAAGGCGGTCAGGGCGCCTGCGGTGGCGAGGGCTTTCGTGAGGGCCCAGGCGCCGAGTCCGGCGATGACGGCGCCGGAGACGACGCTGAAGCCGAGATAGGCGAGTTTCCAGGCGGTGGAGTATTCGACGACGTAGACCCACCATTCGTAGAGGACGACTTCACAGATCGCGGACATCGCTCCGGCGGCGATCGCGGTGTCGGGTCGCCAGCGGCGCCACCGGTAGAGGGCGACGACGATCTCGACGCCGAGTCCTTGGAGGGCGCCGGAGATCATGACGGCGGGGCCCCATTCGTTGCCCAGGAGCATGGAGACGTTCGCGGCGACCAGTTCGACGAGGAGGGCTGCGCCGGGTCGGCGGACGAGGAGGGCGCCGAAGACTGCGGGGAGCAGCCAGACGCCGACCAGTGAGGCCGAGGCCGGGGGGAAGACTTGGAGGGCGACTTTCAGCGGGGGGTAGAGCACATTGTTGAAGCCCCAGAAGGCGACACCGAAGGCGACACCGAGGACTGCGAGGGTGACCAGGTCGACGGCTCGCCAGGCGAAGGGGCCGCCGCGTGCCATGCGGGTGGCGGTCGCGGTGGCGCCGGGTCTGTCGGTGGCGCTGCCGGTGGGTGTGGCCGCGTCGTGGTCGGTCATCGGTTCGTCCTGTCTGTACGTGTCTGCTCGTCGACAGGGGTGCGTCGGGGCGCCTGCCCGGTGGCCGTCGTGGGCCGCTCCAGGCGTGAGTGCTGACGGTGTGCGACCTGCGAAAGTGTGCAGGTGGGCTCGTCCGAGATTCCCGACTCCCTACGCCGGTGCGAACCGGATCAGGTGCGAGGGTCTGCGGGCTGTCCGCACTCTCAGCGCTGGTGGCGCTCCCCTGTCGTATCAGGACGAAACCTACCGCAGCGGGCTCCGTTCGCGCACTCTTCGCCAGGAAGACGGGAGACCTTGTCGGTGCTGGTCCGGGCGGGAGGGGTCCTGCGCGGGCGAGGGGCGACGGCGAGCTGTCC
It contains:
- a CDS encoding ECF transporter S component, with translation MTDHDAATPTGSATDRPGATATATRMARGGPFAWRAVDLVTLAVLGVAFGVAFWGFNNVLYPPLKVALQVFPPASASLVGVWLLPAVFGALLVRRPGAALLVELVAANVSMLLGNEWGPAVMISGALQGLGVEIVVALYRWRRWRPDTAIAAGAMSAICEVVLYEWWVYVVEYSTAWKLAYLGFSVVSGAVIAGLGAWALTKALATAGALTAFPPGEERLTADLEDDQDDPAPTSPDGRPGQA